The following is a genomic window from Nguyenibacter vanlangensis.
GCGCCAATGTCAGCAGCGGCCCCACATGCCGGACATGGCGCCATCCGGGCGTCCAGGACAGCCGCCTGCGCTCGCCCAGCCATCTCTGCCCGGCCAGGCAGACCGTCAGCAGGATGACATAGCGGTTGCATTCCGTGCTGAACCAGACGGCGAAACCGGCCCAGGCCGGCCGGTTGAACATCATGGTGGACAGGCCCGACCCGACCAGCGCCGCAGCGCCCGCCGCGCAGGCGCAGACCACGAACAGGTACAGCATGGCCGATGCCTGGTCCATGCGCCGGCGTTCCGCCCCCATGGCGCGGTACAGGACGTACCCGGTGGCGACCCCCGCCATATTGGCGGCCGTCAGCCAGACATTGACCAGCAGCGTGTCCCCGGCCAGGCCGTCCGCCAGCAGATAGGCCGCCACCGCCGCCAGCCAGCTTCCGGGACGGGCAAGGGTGGGAAAGGCGATGAACAACCCCAGCAGCAGCGCATTGGCCGGCCAGCTTTCCGCCAGCAATCCGAACGGGCGCGTCAGGACGCCGAACATGGCGGCGGCGAACACCGCAAGTCCGACCACGCCGGCTGCCAGCAGGGGGCCAATCGTCCGTTCACGCATCATCTTCCAGCCGCAGCGATTATCGCCAGCCCTTATACAGGCATTTGCGTCAAAAAGCTTCAGCGATGCGGCGCGCCGGTCACCCGCCAGACGACGTTGCCCACGTCGTCGGCCACCAGCAGCGCCCCCTGGCCGTCCAGCGCCAGCCCCACCGGCCGGCCATGGACATGGTCGGTATCGGGCGTCAGGAAGCCGGTCAGCGCGTCGCGCGGCGGTCCGGCGGGATGGCCGTCGGCGAAGGGCACGTACAGCACCTTGTACCCGCTCTTGGGCGCGCGGTTCCACGATCCGTGCTGCGCGACGAACAGGCCGCTGCGCCAGGATTCGGGCAGCGAACTGGCCTGCGAGAACACAATGCCCAGCGACGCCGTGTGCGGTCCCAGCGCATAATCGGGCGCGATCGCCCTGGCGACCAGGTCGGGCCGCTGCGGCCGGACGCGCACATCGACATGCTGCCCGTAATAGCTGTAGGGCCAGCCATAGAACGCCCCCTCCTTCACCGAGGTGACATAGTCGGGGACCAGGTCGCTGCCGATCTCGTCTCGTTCGTTCACCGCCGTCCACAGGGCGCCGGTCTGCGGCTCCCACGCCAGGCCGTTGGGGTTGCGCAGTCCGGTGGCGAAGGGGCGCAGCGCACCGGTGGCGATGTCGAACCGGTCGATGCGCGCGCGCCCCTCTTCCATCGCCATGCCGTTGTCGGCGACATTGCTGTTGGACCCGACCGTGACATACAGCGTCCGGCCGTCCGGGCTGGCCAGCACGTTCTTGGTCCAGTGATGGTTATAGCCCGCCGGCAGGTCCGCCACCTTCGTTCCCGGACCGTCGATATGCGTCGCCCCCGGATGATAGGCGAAGCGCATCAGCGCGTCGGCATCGGCGACATAGAGCGCATCGCCGACCAGGGCCATGCCGAACGGCGAATAGAGATGGTCCAGGAACACGCTGCGCTGGTCCGCGACGCCGTCGCCGTCGGTGTCGCGCAGCAGGACGATGCGGTTCGGGCTTTTCTCGCCCGCGCCGACCGCCCCCATGACGAACCGTGCGATGCGGTTCTTCAGCGTGCGGATATCGGTACCGGGCGAGTTGGTTTCCGCGACCAGGATATCGCCGTTCGGCAGCTTGTACAGCCACCGCGGATGGTCCAGCCCGGTGGCGAAGGGCCGCACCGCCAGGCCGGGCGCCGCGACGGGCGCCTCGGCGCCGTGCCAGCCGACCGGGGTCGCGATATTGACGGTCGGCAGGAAGGTGGGATCGGGCGCGGGCAGCACCGGATGCGGGCCGGTACCGGCCGCGACCGTCTGCGTCGCCTGTTCGGGATGCAGCGCCAGCCGATAACAGCCGGCAGTCAGCAGCGCGAGCAGGACGGCACCGCCCAGCAGCAGCCGGGTAGGAGGGCGTTTCATGGCGAACCTCGACGGGCGGAAGGCCCCGCGGGCTGGCCCGGACCGTCCGGCCCGGCCAAGGGGCCGAATGGAGAGAATCAACGAAAACAAGGCGTGCCCCGAATGTCAGCCCAATCCCCGCCGCCACGCAACCGCGCCCGCCCGTCATTCAAACCGGCCAATGTCCCGCCTTCGCAATCCGCGGGCGCATCCCGGCGATCGGGATCCTTCTAAGCCATTGTTTTATAAAACATCTCCGGCGGACGAACCGCCTGTCATCCTATCACAATAATTTGAGACGATTTGCCCAACATCGGGGCACAGGCCGCCCGTGCCCTTGCGGCCGGCCATCCAGCGGGTTGTAATGGCGGGAAATATTTCGGAGACCATGATGCGACATGTCATTGGGGCTGGACGCGCCCTGTCGATCGGGCTGGGCCTGCTGCTGGCGCCCCATGCGGCGGGTGCCGCCGACGCCAGGATGGGGCTGGAGGGCGTGCCGCGCTATGACAACATCATCGTCATCGAAATGGAAAACCGCCAGTTCGGCCAGATCATCGATGCCCGGCCCGCGACCTCGCCGCACATGACCCGCCTGGCGCATGAATACAACGTCGCCACGCGCTATTACGGCATCACCCATGTCAGCCAGCCCAATTACGTCGCGCTGATGTCCGGCGACCAGCAGGGCCTGGTCGATGACGATCCCTGGTACTGCCAGGCGGACGGCACGCCCCTGCCGCGCGAGACGGCCGTCGTCGCCGGCGAACCCGACCCCATGCCGATGGAAGATCGTTGCGGCGGCCATGCCGCGAAGGGGCCCTATGCCGACCATCATTTTCGGGTTCCCAATTTCTTCGCCCAGCTCGACCGCGCCGGGATCTCGTGGGCGATGTTCAGCCAGTCGATGTATGTCGACCCGAAGACCGGCCGGCCCGCGCCGGAAATGCCCCAATATCCGACCAGGGCCCAGAATCCGGACCTGTATTCGCTTTATGTGGCCAAGCATAATCCGTCGGTCAATTTCGACGATATCCGCGAATCCGCCGATTTCTATCGCCACAACCGCACCGACACCGCCTTCTTCCGGCAGGCCGCCGCCGGCACGCTGCCTCGTTTTTCGTATGTCATTCCCGATCTGTGCCATGACGACCATGGACCCAGGGGCACGCTGCAGCATGCGCCGCAATGCCGGGGAAAAGGATCGGGCCCGTCCCCGCTGCTGACGAGCGGAGACGACTATGTGCAGACGCTGGTCGATGCGGTGCGCGCCTCGCCGCTGTGGCATTCACGACGCAACGTGGCGATCGTCATCACGTTCGACGAGGACGATTACGGCAGCGCCGGCATCCAGGGCTGCTGCGGCTATCACCCCGCCGATCCCAACCAGGGCCGGGTCGGCCCCATCAATCAGGGCGGCGGCCTGATCCCGACCATCGTCATCACCAATCACGGCGTCCGCGGGGTGCGCGACGACACCCCCTATAACCATTATGCGCTGCTGCGCACGATGGAAGACAGTTTCGGGATCGGCACCTATCTCGGCCACGCCGCCGACCATGTCGCGGTCCAGCCGGCGGACGGCGCCTTCCGGCAGACGCCGGTCCTGCCGATGGTCCCGATGTTCCGCATCGCTCCCGGGCGCTGACTTCCTGCCCCTTCCACCCGGGCCTGTTTTATTGCTGGAAGGCGCGGGCGAGGGCGTGCTGTGTTTCGAGCGAGACGGGCAGAGCGGAGGCTGTCAGGGGGACGCCCTGCCATCCGGCGCCGATGGCGGTATAGAGGGCGACGGCGTCCTGCAGCCGCTC
Proteins encoded in this region:
- a CDS encoding alkaline phosphatase family protein; translated protein: MMRHVIGAGRALSIGLGLLLAPHAAGAADARMGLEGVPRYDNIIVIEMENRQFGQIIDARPATSPHMTRLAHEYNVATRYYGITHVSQPNYVALMSGDQQGLVDDDPWYCQADGTPLPRETAVVAGEPDPMPMEDRCGGHAAKGPYADHHFRVPNFFAQLDRAGISWAMFSQSMYVDPKTGRPAPEMPQYPTRAQNPDLYSLYVAKHNPSVNFDDIRESADFYRHNRTDTAFFRQAAAGTLPRFSYVIPDLCHDDHGPRGTLQHAPQCRGKGSGPSPLLTSGDDYVQTLVDAVRASPLWHSRRNVAIVITFDEDDYGSAGIQGCCGYHPADPNQGRVGPINQGGGLIPTIVITNHGVRGVRDDTPYNHYALLRTMEDSFGIGTYLGHAADHVAVQPADGAFRQTPVLPMVPMFRIAPGR
- a CDS encoding sorbosone dehydrogenase family protein, with the protein product MKRPPTRLLLGGAVLLALLTAGCYRLALHPEQATQTVAAGTGPHPVLPAPDPTFLPTVNIATPVGWHGAEAPVAAPGLAVRPFATGLDHPRWLYKLPNGDILVAETNSPGTDIRTLKNRIARFVMGAVGAGEKSPNRIVLLRDTDGDGVADQRSVFLDHLYSPFGMALVGDALYVADADALMRFAYHPGATHIDGPGTKVADLPAGYNHHWTKNVLASPDGRTLYVTVGSNSNVADNGMAMEEGRARIDRFDIATGALRPFATGLRNPNGLAWEPQTGALWTAVNERDEIGSDLVPDYVTSVKEGAFYGWPYSYYGQHVDVRVRPQRPDLVARAIAPDYALGPHTASLGIVFSQASSLPESWRSGLFVAQHGSWNRAPKSGYKVLYVPFADGHPAGPPRDALTGFLTPDTDHVHGRPVGLALDGQGALLVADDVGNVVWRVTGAPHR